From a region of the Tursiops truncatus isolate mTurTru1 chromosome 2, mTurTru1.mat.Y, whole genome shotgun sequence genome:
- the CGRRF1 gene encoding cell growth regulator with RING finger domain protein 1 isoform X2 translates to MRQVKNPFGLEITSPSSASITTGITLTTDCLEDSLLTCYWGCSVQKLYEALKKHFHCFRINTPQALEDALYSEYLYQEQYFIKKDSKEEIYCQLPKDTKIEDFGTVPRSRYPLVALLTLADEDNREIYDIISMVSVIHIPDETYKLSCRILYQYLLLAQGQFHDLKQLFMSANNNSTPSSSSSPEEKSTDRSLLEKAGLSESEMEPPEENSKDCVVCQNGTVNWVLLPCRHTCLCDGCVKYFQQCPMCRQFVRESFALCSQKEQGKDKLKSL, encoded by the exons CTGGCATAACTTTGACAACAGATTGCCTTGAAGATAGCCTCCTTACTTGCTACTGGGGGTGCAGTGTTCAAAAATTATATGAAGCTCTGAAGAAGCACTTTCATTGCTTCCGAATAAACACTCCTCAAGCATTAGAAGATGCTCTGTATAGTGAATATCTCTATCAAGAGCAGTATTT tattaaaaaggacagcaaagaagaaatatattgcCAGTTACCAAAAGATACTAAAATTGAAGACTTTGGTACAGTGCCCAGATCTCGCTATCCATTGGTAGCACTGTTGACCCTAGCTGATGAAGATAACCGAGAAATTTATGATAtt ATTTCCATGGTGTCAGTAATTCATATTCCTGATGAGACTTATAAACTCTCCTGTAGAATATTGTATCAATATTTACTCCTGGCTCAAGGTCAATTTCATGATCTTAAG caaCTTTTCATGTCGGCAAATAATAATTCCACTCCCTCCAGCAGTTCCTCTCCAGAGGAAAAAAGCACAGACCGAAGTTTGCTGGAAAAGGCTGgactatctgaaagtgaaatggaGCCTCCAGAAGAGAATAGCAAGGACTGCGTGGTTTGCCAGAATGGGACCGTGAACTGGGTGCTCTTGCCATGTAGACACACGTGCTTGTGTGATGGCTGTGTTAAGTATTTTCAGCAGTGCCCAATGTGCAGGCAGTTTGTTCGAGAATCTTTTGCACTTTGCAGTCAAAAAGAGCAAGGTAAAGACAAACTGAAAAGTCTCTGA